The Accipiter gentilis chromosome 7, bAccGen1.1, whole genome shotgun sequence genome includes a region encoding these proteins:
- the HSBP1 gene encoding heat shock factor-binding protein 1, translated as MAETDPKTVQDLTAVVQTLLQQMQDKFQTMSDQIIGRIDDMSCRIDDLEKNIADLMTQAGVEELEGENKTPATNKS; from the exons ATGGCCGAGACCGACCCGAAGACCGTGCAGGATCTCACCGCCGTG gTGCAGACATTGCTTCAGCAAATGCAGGACAAATTTCAGACCATGTCTGACCAAATAATTGGAAGAA TTGATGACATGAGCTGTCGCATAGATGACCTGGAGAAGAACATAGCAGACCTCATGACACAAGCGGGAGTGGAAGAATTGGAAGGCGAGAACAAGACCCCTGCTACTAACAAGAGTTAA